One Gloeothece verrucosa PCC 7822 DNA window includes the following coding sequences:
- a CDS encoding DUF4926 domain-containing protein, translating into MKNILMLDTVAIINPIAKERLTLVEPELMSIESLPSGQVGTVVEIYEKEGEKQYLVEFADSKGREYAMAILKEDELLVLHYELEVA; encoded by the coding sequence ATGAAAAATATTTTAATGTTAGATACAGTAGCGATTATTAATCCGATTGCTAAGGAAAGATTAACCTTAGTTGAACCCGAATTGATGTCTATTGAAAGCTTACCCAGTGGACAGGTGGGAACGGTAGTAGAAATTTATGAAAAAGAGGGAGAAAAGCAATATTTAGTGGAGTTTGCTGATAGCAAAGGACGGGAATATGCGATGGCTATTTTAAAGGAAGATGAGTTATTGGTTTTACATTATGAACTTGAAGTAGCTTAA
- a CDS encoding DUF6883 domain-containing protein has translation MKLPNGEQAEIAMEKLINYCLNPDHSSGKHKARLFKSRLGITQENAELLLSMIRLAAIEGEVIQQAQTDFGQQFKVDWTIPNQEGMQLRTIWEVTSTNAKPRLISAFIR, from the coding sequence ATGAAATTGCCTAACGGAGAACAAGCGGAAATTGCAATGGAAAAGTTAATTAACTATTGCTTAAATCCTGACCATTCTAGCGGTAAACATAAAGCTAGGCTTTTCAAGTCTCGTTTAGGCATCACTCAAGAAAATGCTGAATTATTATTATCAATGATTCGTCTAGCGGCTATTGAAGGGGAAGTAATTCAGCAAGCACAGACAGATTTTGGTCAACAGTTTAAGGTAGATTGGACAATACCTAATCAAGAAGGAATGCAACTTCGGACAATTTGGGAAGTCACTTCTACGAATGCAAAGCCTCGTCTTATTTCTGCGTTTATTAGGTAG
- a CDS encoding (2Fe-2S) ferredoxin domain-containing protein — translation MINGEHQRCVMVCQHQSCQVQGAAKVLLAFHMADLPDDTLVMPTGCQGQCSTSPTVRIIPEEIWYCRVQSTDVPLIVEQHLKGGKPVKEKLHPRFHPNC, via the coding sequence ATGATTAATGGTGAACATCAACGATGTGTAATGGTTTGTCAGCACCAATCTTGTCAGGTGCAGGGAGCGGCTAAGGTTCTTTTAGCCTTTCACATGGCCGATTTACCTGATGATACTTTAGTGATGCCGACAGGTTGTCAGGGACAATGTAGCACCAGTCCCACTGTGAGAATTATTCCGGAGGAAATTTGGTATTGTCGAGTACAATCTACTGATGTGCCGCTTATTGTGGAACAACATTTAAAGGGAGGAAAACCCGTAAAAGAAAAGTTACATCCCCGTTTTCATCCTAACTGTTAG
- a CDS encoding molybdenum cofactor biosynthesis protein MoaE, with product MSVNVLRESLSQETAAKDSLKISFAPLSVDEVYRLADDAANGAIVMMSGTVRNQTDGKAVIYLEYQAYEPMAREIFRAIAAQIRQRWPEVNRVVIHHRIGKLEIGEISVLVAVGCPHRGEAFEACRYAIDTLKHNAPIWKKEFWRDGASQWVSIGACEVDNGNTNG from the coding sequence ATGAGTGTAAATGTACTAAGAGAAAGCTTAAGCCAAGAAACGGCAGCCAAAGACAGTTTAAAAATCTCGTTTGCACCTTTGTCGGTGGATGAGGTGTATCGTTTAGCGGATGATGCGGCTAATGGTGCCATTGTGATGATGAGTGGAACTGTTCGCAATCAAACCGATGGCAAAGCGGTAATTTACTTAGAATATCAAGCTTATGAACCGATGGCTCGAGAAATTTTTCGCGCTATTGCGGCCCAGATTCGCCAACGTTGGCCAGAGGTTAATCGCGTGGTTATCCATCATCGCATTGGAAAATTAGAGATAGGAGAAATTAGCGTTTTAGTGGCTGTGGGATGTCCTCATCGGGGGGAAGCGTTTGAAGCTTGTCGTTATGCTATTGATACTCTTAAGCATAATGCGCCTATTTGGAAGAAAGAATTTTGGCGAGATGGTGCTAGTCAGTGGGTGAGTATTGGCGCTTGCGAAGTCGATAATGGGAATACTAACGGTTGA
- a CDS encoding DUF4344 domain-containing metallopeptidase, with product MAWGFDVKAKEVTLSRLNQILEKANPTRSKEIPAVNKKYSSSKGQFHVAYVPVEQKNYKLLEKVFVQSKFFENLAQSLNQIFVLPSNITIVLSECGQANAFYSPEHQAIIMCYELVEDFAVFSAKYARTDEELFNATLGGTMYVFIHELGHALIHVLDLPVLGKEEDAVDQLAVIIASQAGDFGELMAIIPATQYLLNSNETQATNVAYWDEHSLDIQRYYQIICLFYGSNPEKYTDLARLARLPEERAQKCPIEYQKSYNNWTRLLQPHLRAGF from the coding sequence ATGGCTTGGGGATTTGATGTAAAGGCGAAAGAAGTGACTTTATCTCGTCTGAATCAGATTTTGGAGAAAGCTAACCCAACTAGATCAAAAGAAATACCAGCAGTCAATAAAAAATACTCCTCAAGTAAAGGTCAATTTCATGTGGCTTATGTGCCGGTTGAACAGAAAAATTATAAACTGTTAGAAAAAGTTTTTGTTCAATCAAAATTTTTTGAAAATCTCGCTCAATCTTTAAATCAAATCTTCGTTTTACCTTCTAATATAACGATTGTTTTGTCGGAATGTGGACAAGCTAATGCTTTTTATTCTCCTGAGCATCAAGCCATCATCATGTGTTATGAATTAGTGGAAGATTTTGCGGTATTTTCGGCTAAATATGCTAGGACTGACGAAGAATTATTTAACGCCACTCTCGGGGGAACCATGTATGTGTTTATTCATGAATTAGGACACGCCTTAATTCATGTGTTAGATTTACCCGTACTCGGCAAAGAAGAAGACGCAGTAGACCAATTGGCGGTCATTATTGCTAGTCAAGCCGGAGATTTTGGCGAACTTATGGCCATTATTCCTGCTACTCAATACTTACTCAACAGCAATGAAACACAAGCCACCAATGTTGCTTATTGGGATGAACATTCTTTAGACATACAAAGATATTATCAAATAATTTGTTTATTCTATGGTAGCAATCCCGAAAAATATACAGATTTAGCCCGGTTAGCTCGATTACCAGAAGAAAGAGCGCAAAAATGTCCAATTGAATATCAAAAGTCTTATAACAATTGGACGCGCTTGCTTCAACCTCATTTAAGGGCCGGATTTTAG
- a CDS encoding aspartate carbamoyltransferase catalytic subunit has product MTFIWTRNHILALADWIAPEYEILLQTASSFREVLSRRTKKVPALQGQVVANLFFEASTRTRSSFELAAKRLSADILNFSPGTSSLTKGETILDTAKTYLAMGADIMVIRHQQAGVPLAIAQEMDRLRTGVSILNAGDGQHEHPSQGLLDLFTVCCLLDNDNPSIELLKGKKIAIVGDILHSRVARSNIYSLTTAGADVHLAGPPTLVPRWFEGMSNGKSPGKLLIHWEIEPALSDADFVMTLRLQRERMTAHLLPSLREYHLRYGITRERLKLCQKEVRVLHPGPVNRGVELSSDLMDDPRLSLISQQVTSGVAVRMALLYLIGNLES; this is encoded by the coding sequence ATGACCTTTATTTGGACCCGTAATCATATTTTAGCTTTGGCGGATTGGATAGCGCCTGAATACGAAATTTTGTTGCAAACCGCCTCGAGTTTCCGTGAAGTTTTGTCACGCCGCACGAAAAAAGTCCCCGCCCTTCAGGGACAAGTGGTGGCTAATCTTTTTTTTGAAGCTTCTACCCGCACTCGCAGTAGTTTTGAATTAGCGGCTAAACGCTTATCTGCTGATATTCTCAATTTTTCTCCGGGCACTTCTTCTTTAACTAAAGGGGAAACCATTTTGGATACGGCGAAAACTTATTTAGCGATGGGTGCAGATATTATGGTCATCCGTCATCAACAGGCGGGGGTTCCTCTGGCCATCGCTCAAGAAATGGACCGTCTTCGTACAGGGGTAAGTATTCTCAATGCTGGAGATGGACAACATGAACATCCTTCTCAAGGGTTGCTAGATTTATTTACGGTCTGCTGTCTGTTAGATAACGATAATCCGAGCATTGAACTGTTAAAAGGCAAAAAGATCGCTATTGTTGGCGATATTCTGCATTCTCGGGTAGCCCGTTCTAATATTTATAGTTTAACCACTGCCGGGGCCGATGTGCATTTAGCTGGGCCGCCAACTCTTGTTCCCCGATGGTTTGAAGGGATGAGTAATGGCAAAAGTCCAGGTAAATTATTGATTCATTGGGAGATAGAACCGGCTTTATCTGATGCTGATTTTGTCATGACGCTACGCTTACAGCGCGAACGCATGACGGCCCATCTTTTGCCCTCGTTACGAGAATATCATCTGCGTTATGGAATTACGCGGGAGCGGCTTAAACTCTGTCAAAAGGAAGTTCGGGTACTTCATCCGGGTCCAGTTAATCGGGGTGTAGAATTAAGTTCGGATTTAATGGATGACCCACGCTTGAGTTTAATTTCTCAACAAGTGACAAGCGGCGTTGCTGTGCGTATGGCTTTACTATATTTGATTGGCAATCTCGAATCTTAA
- a CDS encoding GUN4 domain-containing protein produces the protein MKKLLLAFALSLVPFINVSAQPSFETNSSARSQISLISPESKVNYTRLQNLLEKQEWREANDETYNLLLRASNRERQGWITIEDIKKLPCWDLATLDRLWTTYSNGHFGFTPQLRVFVSTGNRPGRLVAIEPYEAFGDQVGWRKNDDWIRFKENLNYSLDAPVGHLPSPRQEYQISGGRLDYVTLAQRIVECNVVSLPSLPTSPKPGNQLPKNLPR, from the coding sequence ATGAAAAAGCTTTTATTGGCTTTTGCCCTCTCTCTAGTCCCCTTCATCAATGTCTCTGCCCAACCCTCTTTCGAGACTAACTCCTCAGCAAGGTCTCAAATATCGCTGATCTCTCCTGAAAGTAAAGTTAACTACACAAGGTTACAAAACTTACTGGAAAAACAAGAATGGCGCGAAGCCAATGATGAGACTTATAATTTATTGCTGAGAGCCTCTAACCGGGAAAGACAAGGATGGATCACCATCGAAGACATTAAAAAATTGCCTTGTTGGGACTTAGCAACCCTCGATCGACTCTGGACAACTTACTCTAACGGACATTTCGGTTTTACTCCCCAATTGAGAGTTTTTGTATCAACCGGAAACCGCCCCGGACGATTAGTCGCGATCGAACCTTATGAAGCTTTTGGCGATCAGGTGGGATGGCGCAAAAATGATGACTGGATTCGCTTTAAAGAGAACTTAAATTACTCGCTTGACGCTCCCGTCGGGCATTTACCTTCCCCTAGACAAGAATATCAAATTAGTGGGGGAAGACTTGATTATGTCACGCTCGCTCAAAGAATAGTCGAGTGTAATGTCGTCTCTTTGCCTTCTCTGCCGACTTCACCAAAACCCGGAAATCAATTACCCAAAAACTTGCCTAGATAA